One window from the genome of Magnolia sinica isolate HGM2019 chromosome 4, MsV1, whole genome shotgun sequence encodes:
- the LOC131243400 gene encoding probable pectinesterase 53 codes for MVLRIFLLILMIVSTASLPHFHGSDGVVIKEAYLNWIKQMGTLRHSLFKKAKNKHKPCLTITVAKHHGAGDFESIQKAIDSVPDLNHCRVVISIHSGTYKEKVDIPATKPYISLLGAGAGKTVIQWGDTADRIGRNGKPLGTFASATIAVNAPYFIAKNITFKNTAPLPPSGALGKQAVALRISADTAAFVGCKFHGAQDTLYDHKGRHYFKECYIEGSIDFIFGDGHSLYESCHLHAITNTYGALTAQKRESLLEETGFSFTNCKVTGSGALYLGRAWGTFSRVVFAYTYMDKIITPKGWYNWGDRNREMTVFYGQYKCSGPGADYEGRVSWSRELTPQEAKPFISLGFIDGHEWLDL; via the exons ATGGTTCTAAGGATTTTCTTGCTGATTTTAATGATAGTAAGCACGGCGTCATTGCCGCATTTTCATGGCTCTGATGGGGTAGTGATCAAAGAAGCCTACTTGAATTGGATCAAACAGATGGGCACTCTCAGGCACTCTCTCTTCAAGAAAGCAAAGAACAAACACAAGCCTTGCTTAACTATAACCGTCGCCAAACACCACGGCGCTGGCGATTTCGAGTCCATCCAAAAAGCCATAGATTCCGTTCCTGATCTTAATCACTGCCGAGTCGTCATATCCATCCATTCCGGCACCTACAA GGAGAAGGTTGATATTCCTGCCACAAAGCCTTACATTAGCCTCCTGGGCGCCGGAGCGGGAAAGACCGTCATTCAGTGGGGCGACACTGCAGATCGAATCGGGCGGAACGGGAAGCCATTGGGCACCTTTGCTTCTGCTACCATTGCTGTCAATGCTCCATACTTCATTGCCAAGAACATCACCTTTAAG AACACGGCACCATTACCTCCATCAGGAGCTCTGGGGAAGCAAGCAGTGGCACTGAGGATATCAGCTGACACAGCAGCATTTGTAGGGTGCAAGTTCCATGGGGCCCAGGATACACTCTATGATCACAAAGGTAGGCACTACTTCAAGGAGTGCTACATAGAGGGGTCCATTGATTTCATCTTTGGGGATGGACACTCACTCTATGAGAGCTGCCACCTACATGCAATAACCAACACCTATGGTGCACTAACTGCCCAAAAGAGGGAAAGCTTGCTAGAGGAAACAGGCTTCTCCTTCACCAACTGTAAGGTGACTGGCTCAGGAGCACTATACTTGGGGAGAGCATGGGGCACCTTCTCTCGGGTGGTTTTCGCCTACACTTACATGGACAAGATCATCACTCCAAAAGGATGGTACAATTGGGGTGATAGGAATAGAGAAAT GACTGTATTTTATGGACAGTATAAGTGCTCTGGGCCAGGAGCTGATTATGAAGGGAGAGTGTCATGGTCAAGGGAGCTCACACCACAAGAGGCTAAACCATTTATTTCCTTAGGTTTTATTGATGGCCATGAATGGCTTGATTTGTGA